The genomic DNA CGGAATCGCCGTCGGGCCCTCCCAGTCCCTCGGGAGGACCTCGAAATTCAGGAGAACGATCGGCCGATCTCCGTCGTTGCGCGCCGTGTGGGTCATGTCTCCGGACTCGAAGAAACAGTCGCCGCTCCGGAACACCGACGTCTGCCCCGATTCGACGTACGTCAGCTCGCCGGACTGGACGCACCGGATTCCCGGCCCCGCATGGTGGTGATCTCCGATGAACCCCCCGGGACGGTACGTCACCTCGGAGACGCGGAGCTTGTACCTGCCGTTCAGCTCCGCCAGGGGCCCCGCCGCGACGTGCTCGAGTTTCGTCACGACCGTCTGGCCCCGCTTCTCGACGGCCGGCGGCTCGGCCGCCGCCAGGAAGGGAACCGTGAGGAACATCCCGATGAGTCGTGTCCCGGTCATCGCGCCCTCCTCCCGTTGTCTATCTCGGTCGCATCAGCGGAAACAGGATGACGTCCCGGATCGAGCTCCGATCCGTGAACAGCATGGTCACCCGATCCACGCCGATCCCCTCGCCCGCCGTCGGCGGCATTCCGTATTCCAGCGCCTCGACGTAGTCGTGGTCGTACGGCATCGCCTCGAGATCGCCGCCCGCCTTCGCCTCCATCTGCTCGCGGAAGCGCCGCGCCTGCTCGTCGGGATCGTTCAGCTCGGAAAAGCCGTTCGCGATCTCCATTCCGCCCGCGTACAGCTCGAACCGCTCGACCCACTCGGGCGCGTCGGGGCGCTGCTTCGAAAGCGGCGAGATCTCGGTCGGGAACTCGTGGATGAACGTGGGCTGCACGAGGTGGTCTTCGGCGACCGCCTCGAAGATTTCGGCCAGGAGCTTCCCCTTCTGCCCGCGGAACCGGTTCGGGCGCTCGGTGCCGATCCGCTGCGCGGCGGCGAGGAGCGCGTCGGCCGTTTCGAGCTCCCGCTCCCCGACGGGACCTTTCGGATGGTTCCTCGAGAACGCGAGGACCGCCTCCCGCATCGTGTACCGCGCGAACGGCGCCTTCCAGGAGATCGTCTCCCCGCTCCACGGCGTCTCCTCGGAGCCGGTCACCACGACCGCCATCTCCGAGAAGAGCTCCTCGGTGAGCGCCATCAGCGTCTCCGCGCGGGCGTAGGCCTGGTAGAACTCGAGCATCGTGAACTCGGGGTTGTGCCGCGTCGAGATCCCCTCGTTCCGGAAGTTCCGGTTGATCTCGTAGACCCGCGGAATCCCGCCGACGACGAGGCGCTTGAGGTACAGCTCGGGCGCGATCCGGAGGTAGAGCTCCATGTCGAGCGCGTTGTGCCGCGTGACGAACGGCCGCGCGGCGGCCCCGCCGGCGATCGGCTGCATCATCGGCGTCTCGACCTCGAGATAGCCGCGCGCGTCCAGGAACCGCCGGAGGAACGACACGATCTTCGCCCGCCGCTCGAAGACGCCGCGGGAATCGGGGTTCACGACGAGATCCACGTACCGGCGGCGGTAACGCTCCTCCAGGTTCTGCAGCCCGTGCCACTTGTCCGGAAGCGGGCGGAGCCCCTTGGCGAGGAACGAGAGCTTCTCCGCCTTGATCGAAAGTTCTCCGGCGCGCGTGCGGAAGACCGGCCCCTCGACGCCGATCCAGTCTCCGAGGTCGAGGAGCTGGTAGAGGGCGAACCCTTCGTCTCCCACGACGTCGCGCTTGACGTAGATCTGGATCTTCGACGAGCCGTCCCAGAGGTCGAGGAACCCGGCCTTGCCGGCGGTCCGGAGCGCGCGCACCCGGCCCGCCGTCGCGACCCGGTCCGGATGCGCCTCCAGGTGCGGGCCGTCGTGCGATTCGTGCTCGGCGACGACGGCCGAAACCGATCGGCTCTCGGGGAAGAAATTCGGGTACGGGCGATGGCCCAGCGCGCAGATCGCCTCGAGATTCTTCCGCCGGTTCCGGATCAGCTCGCCTTCTCCGGTGTCCGGAGGCGGGGTTTCGTCGTTCATCGGGCTCCCGTTCTGAAAGAGCGGCTATTCTAACCGTCGTCCGCCGAAGCGGTTCCGCCGGGTTCTCCGCGCCTCGCCATGCCCGATGATGCGAACGAATCATTGAGCGCAAGCGGATTGCGGCCAGAATGACCCGTCGATATACTCGACCGGTTTGAGGAAAAAGCGCGTTTTTCCCGCCGCAAGGCTTGAAAAAGGAGACTCATGTCGAGCGTCGTAACCCGCGAGAGCCTCGTTCCCGCCGCCCGTCCCGATCAGCCGATCGTGAACGACTTCTCGATCCAGGTGGCCACCGCCAACGGGTCCGGATCGCAGTCGTCGAACACGATCCTGATGCGGACGATCCATCAGATGGGGATCCCGGTTTCCGGGAAGAACCTGTTCCCCTCGAACATCCAGGGCCTCCCGACCTGGTTCACGATCCGCGCGTCGAAGCAGGGCTACGTCGCCCGCCGCCGCGACGTGCAGGTCCTCGTGTGCATGAACCCCGAAACGGCCCACGAGGACGTCCGGACGGTCGCGCCGGGGGCGGCCGTCGTCTACGAGGAGTCGCTGAAGCTCGACGCGCTCCGCAAGGACCTGCTCTTCTACCCGGTGCCGTTCTCGAAGCTGGTCCTCGACCTCTGCTCCGACGGGAAGCTCCGGCGGCTCGTCGTGAACATGATCTACGTCGGGGTGCTCGGGTGGCTGCTCGGCCTCGATCCGGCCGAAATCGCGGAGGCGACCGGGAAGCAGTTCAAGGGGAAAGCCAAGGCGGTGGATCTGAACGTCGGCGCGATCTACGGCGGATGGAAGTGGGCGGCCGAGAACCTCCAGAAGCGAGATCCCTTCTGGCTCGAGCGCATGGACCAGACGAAGGGGAAGATCATCCTCGACGGCAACGCCGCGGCCGCGATCGGCTGCATGTTCGCGGGCGTGACGTGCGTCACCTGGTACCCGATCACCCCGTCCTCCTCGCTCGTCGAATCGCTCATCGACTACATGAAGGAGCACCGCCTCGATCCGGAGACCGGGAAGGCCACCTTCGCGATCGTCCAGGCCGAGGACGAGCTCGCAGCGGTCGGCATGGTGCTCGGGTCCGCCTGGGCGGGCGCCCGGGCGATGACCGCGACCTCGGGGCCGGGAATCTCGCTCATGAGCGAATTCGTCGGGCTCGGCTACTACGCCGAGATTCCCGCGGTCATCTTCGACATCCAGCGGGTGGGCCCCTCGACGGGCCTCCCGACCCGGACGATGCAGGGAGACATCCTCTCGACCTATTACCTCTCCCACGGCGACAAGAGCCACGTTCTCCTCTTCCCCGCGTCGATGACCGAGTGCTACTCGATGGCGATCGACGCGTTCGATCTCGCGGAGAGGCTGCAGACGCCGGTCTTCGTGATGAGCGATCTCGACCTCGGGATGAACAACTGGGTGAGCGAACCGTTCCCGTACCCCGACAGGCCGATCGACCGCGGGAAGGTCCTCGACGCCGCGGCGGTCGCCGAGCGCGGCGGGTTCGCCCGCTACCGCGACGTCGACGGCGACGGCATCCCCTACCGGACGCTTCCCGGAACGAACCATCCCCTCGCGGCCTATTTCACCCGCGGCTCGGGGCACACCGACCGCGCGACCTACTCCGAACGCCCCGAGGACTACGTCGCGACCATGGACCGGCTTGCGCGCAAGCACGACACGGCGCGGTCCCTCGTTCCGGCCCCCGAGATCTTCGGCGACGGGAAGTCCCCGCTCGGAATCCTCGCGTTCGGCTCGTCGCACTACGGCGTGATCGAGGCCCGCGACATCCTGAAGGCCGGGGGCATCGACGCCGACTACCTGCGGCTCCGCGCCCTCCCCTTCCCGGCCGAGGTTCTCGACTGGGTCCGCGCGCACGAGCGCGTCTACGTCGTCGAGCAGAACCGCGACGCGCAGATGAAGAGTCTCCTCACGATCGAGCTCGCGGGCGAGTCCGGCCGCCTGCGCTCGATCCTCCACTACAACGGATTGCCGCTCGACGCGCAGACCGTCGTCGAGGGCGTCGAGCTCGGAGAGGTGAAGCTGTGAGCAGCGTGACGGAACCGAAAGCGCCCGCGACGAACCGGATCGGCCTGACGATCAAGGAGTACGGCGGGCTGAAGTCGACGCTCTGCGTCGGCTGCGGGCACGACGTGATCACGAAGCAGATCACGCAGGCGTTCTACGACATGGGCATCGAGCCGCACCGGGTCGCGAAGCTCTCCGGGATCGGCTGCTCCTCGAAGACCACGGCGTATTTCGTCGAGCGCGGCCACGGATTCAACGCGGTTCACGGGCGCATGCCCGCGGTCGGCTCGGGCGTGATGCTCGCCAACCGGTCGCTCATCTCGATCGGCGTCTCGGGGGACGGGGATACGGCCTCGATCGGCGCCGGCCAGTTCGTCCACCTGCTCCGCCGCAACATCCCGATGATCTACGTCGTCGAGAACAACGGCGTGTACGGGCTGACGAAGGGACAGTTCTCGGCGACGGCGGACCTCGGCTCGAAGCTGAAGAACGGCGTCATCAACGACCTTCCCGCGATCGACCTCTGCGGCCTCGCGATCGAGCTCGGCTGTTCGTTCGTCGCCCGATCGTTCTCCGGCGACATGAAACAGCTCGTCGCGCTCCTGAAGGCCGCGATCGCGCACCGCGGGACGAGCCTTCTCGACGTCATCTCGCCGTGCGTCACGTTCAACAACCACGAGGGCTCGACGAAGTCCTACAAGTGGTCGAAGGACCACGAGGAGCCGATCCAGGAGATCGGGTTTGTCCCCTATTTCGAGGACGTCACGATCGAGCAGAAGCCCGGCGAGGTGCAGGACGTCCAGATGCACGACGGGTCGAAGCTCCGGCTGAAGGCGCTGCGCGCCGACTACGACCCGACCGACAAGCGCAAGGCGACGGATCTCCTGACCGAGGCGCGCGACAAGCAGGAGTTCCTGACCGGGCTGATCTACATCAACGAGAAGACGCCCGACTTCCTGACGCAGCTCCACATGGTGGACGAGCCGCTCGCCACCCTCCCCGAGTCGAAGACCCGTCCCCCGAAGTCGGCGCTCGACGCGATCATGCAGGAGCTCGCGTAGGCGTCCGGCCGTCCCTCCCGGGAAACGAAAGGCCCGGTCATCCCGGGCCTTTTTCTTTGCCCCCGAACG from Thermoanaerobaculia bacterium includes the following:
- a CDS encoding cupin domain-containing protein, which translates into the protein MTGTRLIGMFLTVPFLAAAEPPAVEKRGQTVVTKLEHVAAGPLAELNGRYKLRVSEVTYRPGGFIGDHHHAGPGIRCVQSGELTYVESGQTSVFRSGDCFFESGDMTHTARNDGDRPIVLLNFEVLPRDWEGPTAIPVPR
- a CDS encoding 2-oxoacid:ferredoxin oxidoreductase subunit beta, with the protein product MSSVTEPKAPATNRIGLTIKEYGGLKSTLCVGCGHDVITKQITQAFYDMGIEPHRVAKLSGIGCSSKTTAYFVERGHGFNAVHGRMPAVGSGVMLANRSLISIGVSGDGDTASIGAGQFVHLLRRNIPMIYVVENNGVYGLTKGQFSATADLGSKLKNGVINDLPAIDLCGLAIELGCSFVARSFSGDMKQLVALLKAAIAHRGTSLLDVISPCVTFNNHEGSTKSYKWSKDHEEPIQEIGFVPYFEDVTIEQKPGEVQDVQMHDGSKLRLKALRADYDPTDKRKATDLLTEARDKQEFLTGLIYINEKTPDFLTQLHMVDEPLATLPESKTRPPKSALDAIMQELA
- the lysS gene encoding lysine--tRNA ligase, with translation MNDETPPPDTGEGELIRNRRKNLEAICALGHRPYPNFFPESRSVSAVVAEHESHDGPHLEAHPDRVATAGRVRALRTAGKAGFLDLWDGSSKIQIYVKRDVVGDEGFALYQLLDLGDWIGVEGPVFRTRAGELSIKAEKLSFLAKGLRPLPDKWHGLQNLEERYRRRYVDLVVNPDSRGVFERRAKIVSFLRRFLDARGYLEVETPMMQPIAGGAAARPFVTRHNALDMELYLRIAPELYLKRLVVGGIPRVYEINRNFRNEGISTRHNPEFTMLEFYQAYARAETLMALTEELFSEMAVVVTGSEETPWSGETISWKAPFARYTMREAVLAFSRNHPKGPVGERELETADALLAAAQRIGTERPNRFRGQKGKLLAEIFEAVAEDHLVQPTFIHEFPTEISPLSKQRPDAPEWVERFELYAGGMEIANGFSELNDPDEQARRFREQMEAKAGGDLEAMPYDHDYVEALEYGMPPTAGEGIGVDRVTMLFTDRSSIRDVILFPLMRPR
- a CDS encoding 2-oxoacid:acceptor oxidoreductase subunit alpha; translation: MSSVVTRESLVPAARPDQPIVNDFSIQVATANGSGSQSSNTILMRTIHQMGIPVSGKNLFPSNIQGLPTWFTIRASKQGYVARRRDVQVLVCMNPETAHEDVRTVAPGAAVVYEESLKLDALRKDLLFYPVPFSKLVLDLCSDGKLRRLVVNMIYVGVLGWLLGLDPAEIAEATGKQFKGKAKAVDLNVGAIYGGWKWAAENLQKRDPFWLERMDQTKGKIILDGNAAAAIGCMFAGVTCVTWYPITPSSSLVESLIDYMKEHRLDPETGKATFAIVQAEDELAAVGMVLGSAWAGARAMTATSGPGISLMSEFVGLGYYAEIPAVIFDIQRVGPSTGLPTRTMQGDILSTYYLSHGDKSHVLLFPASMTECYSMAIDAFDLAERLQTPVFVMSDLDLGMNNWVSEPFPYPDRPIDRGKVLDAAAVAERGGFARYRDVDGDGIPYRTLPGTNHPLAAYFTRGSGHTDRATYSERPEDYVATMDRLARKHDTARSLVPAPEIFGDGKSPLGILAFGSSHYGVIEARDILKAGGIDADYLRLRALPFPAEVLDWVRAHERVYVVEQNRDAQMKSLLTIELAGESGRLRSILHYNGLPLDAQTVVEGVELGEVKL